From the Purpureocillium takamizusanense chromosome 6, complete sequence genome, one window contains:
- a CDS encoding uncharacterized protein (COG:S~EggNog:ENOG503P6Q8), whose amino-acid sequence MPSPTFLFSCFCLQFSTIRRQSQSSPVICPYMLSELLPPLAAPSFDQNLSLSLSPQRVLPFALVPRPRRPQRPLAKMKFLVPLALLIAAGVSADDKTGNDNKSDCLADYIVAECLSSEEKKAKDCAPADWDCLCAAYEAIATCYNNCPKDARAGPAQQQVSTYCANASLYGSKAMHSKTATGSASSSGAAASATATDSSSSITGTEIFPTKTTGGSSAGATKTNAAEPLAGNAGGLFVALAGAVAALL is encoded by the exons ATGCCCTCACCCACATTCCTCTTCTCCTGCTTTTGTTTGCAATTTTCCACCATCCGCAGGCAGAGCCAATCCTCGCCCGTTATTTGTCCATATATGCTAAGCGAGCTTCTACCACCACTCGCGGCTCCGTCCTTCGATCAGAatctctccctctctctttctccgCAACGTGTTCTCCCCTTCGCCCTCGTgccccgtcctcgacgacctcaacgACCGCTCGCCAAGATGAAGTTCCTCGTCCCCCTGGCcctgctcatcgccgccggcgtctctgccgacgacaagacaGGCAACGACAACAAGAGCGACTGCCTTGCCGACTACATCGTCGCTGAGTGCCTCTCCAGCGAAGAAAAGAAG GCCAAGGACTGCGCGCCCGCAGACTGGGACTGCCTCTGCGCCGCGTACGAAGCCATCGCCAC CTGCTACAACAACTGTCCCAAAGACGCCCGTGCCGGACCCGCCCAACAGCAAGTCTCGACCTACTGCGCCAACGCCTCCCTCTACGGCTCAAAGGCCATGCACTCCAAGACGGCCACCGggtccgcctcgagctccggtgccgccgcctccgcaaCGGCTACCGActcctccagctccatcACCGGCACCGAGATCTTCCCCACCAAGACGACTGGCGGCtcgtccgccggcgccaccaagACCAACGCCGCGGAGCCCCTCGCCGGCAACGCGGGCGgtctcttcgtcgccctcgccggcgccgtggccgctcTTCTGTAA
- a CDS encoding uncharacterized protein (EggNog:ENOG503NXRZ), translating to MFAFFKSDPRGSEKKAATPVPRPHLPQTAVPIPKPATASVRVSTSKRSRDCVEDSDASVEDPPPAKRTKLDSDSSSEGSETSCDSPSSASTCLSGALEQAQDIIEHQFGLEVLLKHNELRLINQELAKCQVALEQLRRCHLIPYPQSCPTPDQMLGISSGKGPALASQPGEPIPRWAPPFGVVDGPYARHYAKWLIPDPSFDGVQPEWQFSAEYVRGRSSVTTEGRTTRNSFTEPAITGKGRPIRGIAGQKLQALSSGYPQTKDKAGPCVLKRSDGQTVKLVCLDCNRENFSSTQGFINHCRIAHKRDFKSHEEAAMQSGQPIDVAEPNPSAAEDKTPSPASSAAFVHPLARQDMSDQEVYIALRSRIQDSLKLYHAGKLPGVDRIPSSRRAQGAPTGPGAQSARPSKFAAASEAPYLSRLMESRNFSGSLHDLVADAKTKVSFEDITPDEDSDASETPPYGFPGGFGAPTARTPVVMRVPAGSGKSPAVNTGSGRPRSSKGRHPDAHLMSPADDAVMPKGGHNAVLSDEDIDMDDANLSPNTLISNNAPSLVSDDGEYDDSDEGSSVSGSSDNLEDASMSDVAEITLDDEHEPRALRRGSNSVAGPVKLRKDDAKHVTFMSPVKNTTAKQRRSRRV from the coding sequence ATGTTTGCGTTCTTCAAGTCCGACCCCCGGGGAAGCGAGAAGAAGGCTGCAACGCCAGTTCCAAGACCTCATCTTCCTCAGACCGCAGTCCCGATACCCAAGCCTGCAACGGCATCGGTGCGCGTCTCGACTTCCAAGAGGAGTCGGGACTGCGTCGAAGATTCCGATGCGTCGGTAGAAGATCCTCCGCCTGCGAAACGGACGAAGCTGGACTCGGACAGCTCGTCGGAAGGCTCAGAGACTTCTTGCGACAGTCCTTCGTCCGCCTCGACATGTTTGTCCGGCGCTCTCGAGCAGGCGCAAGATATCATCGAGCATCAGTTTGGGCTCGAGGTGCTCCTCAAACACAATGAGTTGAGACTAATAAAccaggagctggccaagtGCCAGGTCGCCCTCGAACAGTTGCGGCGGTGCCACCTTATCCCGTACCCTCAGAGCTGCCCTACTCCGGATCAGATGCTGGGCATCAGCAGTGGTAAGGGCCCTGCGCTCGCAAGTCAGCCTGGCGAACCGATTCCCCGGTGGGCTCCCCCATTTGGCGTGGTCGACGGCCCCTACGCCCGGCATTACGCGAAGTGGCTTATCCCAGACCCGTCCTTTGATGGCGTGCAGCCTGAGTGGCAATTCAGCGCCGAATACGTCCGCGGAAGAAGCTCCGTCACCACTGAaggcaggacgacgaggaacaGCTTCACCGAGCCAGCCATCACTGGCAAGGGCCGACCCATTCGGGGCATCGCTGGTCAGAAGCTGCAGGCGCTGTCCAGCGGCTATCCCCAGACTAAGGACAAGGCCGGCCCTTGCGTCTTGAAGCGCTCCGATGGGCAGACGGTCAAGCTGGTGTGCTTGGACTGCAATCGTGAGAACTTTTCTAGCACACAGGGCTTCATCAACCATTGCCGGATAGCGCACAAGCGTGACTTTAAGAGTCATGAGGAAGCTGCCATGCAGAGCGGCCAGCCTATTGACGTCGCCGAACCCAACCCGTCTGCCGCCGAAGATAAGaccccctcgcccgcctctaGCGCCGCCTTTGTCCACCCGCTAGCTCGACAGGACATGTCGGACCAGGAGGTGTACATTGCTCTCCGCTCCAGGATTCAGGATTCCCTCAAGCTGTATCATGCTGGTAAGCTGCCTGGCGTTGACCGCATACCATCGTCCCGTCGTGCGCAGGGTGCCCCAACTGGTCCTGGTGCGCAATCCGCCAGACCATCCAAGTTCGCGGCCGCTTCGGAGGCGCCATACTTATCTCGCTTGATGGAAAGCAGGAATTTCAGTGGCAGCCTGCATgatctcgtcgccgacgccaagaCCAAAGTGTCGTTCGAGGACATCACCCCCGACGAAGACTCGGATGCGTCTGAGACTCCTCCGTACGGCTTCCCGGGTGGTTTTGGCGCTCCTACCGCACGAACGCCAGTCGTTATGCGAGTGCCGGCCGGTAGTGGCAAGTCACCAGCAGTGAATACCGGATCGggacgcccgaggagcagcaagGGACGCCATCCCGATGCGCACCTCATGTCTCCAGCCGATGACGCAGTGATGCCGAAAGGCGGGCACAATGCGGTGCTCTCTGACGAGGACATtgacatggacgacgccAACCTCAGCCCGAACACACTGATCAGCAATAACGCGCCGTCCCTAGTTAGTGACGATGGCGAGTATGATGACTCCGATGAGGGCTCCTCGGTATCCGGGTCTAGCGACAACCTGGAAGACGCTTCCATGTCGGATGTCGCTGAGATTACGTTGGATGACGAACACGAGCCTCGAGCCCTCCGTCGTGGCTCCAATAGCGTGGCGGGGCCCGTGAAACTCCGAAAGGATGATGCAAAGCATGTCACCTTCATGAGTCCCGTGAAGAACACCACTGCCAAGCAGCGAAGGTCCCGCCGTGTCTAG
- a CDS encoding uncharacterized protein (EggNog:ENOG503P74F): protein MSTTTGSRSSKKRKEATDVANAPKAPKKRRSQGPEPTKSPLIGPHESIIFELQPKYDILVASVISSTQIRKRISQATEHVGAPSEKPRIVLFHARPAEVCKLVTIVEHCKRVLSDQGRVWFQYNELFEMPPGTGRSKKTADTVEETVLDKDGDEGDSEEGEFETMKNTRFEKATMAAPPRTMKSLRVFFTTESVPELRSKKGVTLQSAES from the coding sequence ATGTCAACCACCACAGGCAGCAGAAGCTCCAAAAAGCGCAAAGAAGCAACGGACGTAGCCAACGCACCAAAGGCGCCCAAAAAGCGGCGTTCGCAGGGCCCCGAACCGACCAAGTCTCCCCTCATTGGGCCGCACGAATCGATCATATTCGAGCTGCAGCCCAAGTACGATATCCTTGTCGCGTCCGTGATATCCTCGACGCAGATCCGCAAGCGCATCAGCCAGGCCACGGAGCACGTTGGCGCGCCGTCGGAGAAGCCGCGCATCGTCTTGTTCCACGCGCGGCCCGCAGAGGTGTGCAAGCTGGTTACCATCGTTGAACACTGCAAGCGGGTCCTCAGCGACCAAGGAAGGGTCTGGTTCCAGTACAACGAACTGTTCGAAATGCCACCCGGCACCGGGAGGTCGAAGAAAACGGCGGATACGGTGGAGGAGACGGTCCTGGAtaaggacggcgacgagggcgattCGGAGGAGGGCGAATTTGAAACCATGAAGAACACTCGATTCGAGAAAGCCACCATGGCGGCCCCGCCGCGGACTATGAAATCATTGAGGGTATTTTTCACGACAGAGTCGGTCCCGGAATTAAGGAGCAAGAAGGGCGTGACATTGCAGTCGGCCGAGTCTTGA
- the nrf1 gene encoding GTPase regulator Nrf1 (COG:O~COG:U~BUSCO:EOG09265IBC~EggNog:ENOG503P2Q0~TransMembrane:3 (o33-51i58-78o98-118i)), whose product MSSQPLLQTAPGKRIALPTRVEPKVFFANERTFLSWLNFTVILGALAIGMLNFGDRVAFISAFLFTGVAMLTMIYALMTYHWRAKSIRVRGQAGFDDRFGPTFLAIILLLAVVVNFVLRITDQSNKQKHG is encoded by the exons ATGTCCTCTCAGCCGCTGCTCCAGACTGCACCAG GCAAGCGCATCGCCCTGCCGACCCGCGTCGAACCCAAGGTCTTCTTCGCCAACGAGCGAACCTTCCTGTCATGGCTCAACTTCACCGTCATCCTCGGTGCCCTGGCCATTGGCATGCTCAACTTTGGCGACCGGGTGGCGTTCATCTCGGCCTTCCTCTTCACGGGCGTCGCCATGCTGACGATGATATACGCGCTGATGACGTACCATTGGAGAGCGAAGTCTATACGAGTTAGGGGCCAGGCCGGCTTCGACGACCGGTTTGGCCCAACCTTCCTGGCCATCATCCTCTTGTTGGCTGTTGTGGTCAACTTTGTCCTGCGCATCACGGATCAATCCAACAAGCAGAAGCACGGTTAG
- a CDS encoding uncharacterized protein (COG:N~EggNog:ENOG503P3DX) encodes MATPPVPFNRLKQIATDICNSAIGSAEFYDHAKTEQWNSNIISSMLKAVISESTPSGGSPSFKFACNSTIVQHLVPTSSLNKARGGTDVKTEEPHISTSSEATATDGKPHVGRRGMHSATGAYWDEKKDGMWTFKYDGGEGKGMDVVIMLIWVAL; translated from the exons ATGGCCACTCCT CCCGTTCCTTTCAACCGGCTCAAGCAGATTGCTACCGAC ATCTGCAACAGTGCCATCGGCAGCGCCGAATTCTACGATCACGCCAAAACTGAGCAATGGAACTCCAACATCATT AGCTCGATGCTTAAGGCTGTCATATCCGAGTCGACCCCCTCGGGCGGCTCACCTTCGTTCAAGTTTGCCTGCAACAGCACCATCGTCCAGCACCTCGTCCCGACGTCGTCCTTGAACAAGGCCCGTGGCGGTACAGATGTCAAGACGGAGGAGCCGCACATCTCGACGAGCTCAGAGGCAACGGCCACGGACGGTAAGCCGCACGTTGGGCGACGCGGCATGCACAGCGCTACGGGCGCGTACTGGGACGAGAAAAAGGACGGCATGTGGACGTTCAAATACGACGGCGGTGAGGGCAAGGGCATGGACGTGGTCATCATGCTCATTTGGGTTGCCCTTTGA
- a CDS encoding uncharacterized protein (COG:S~EggNog:ENOG503PEV2~SECRETED:SignalP(1-22~SECRETED:cutsite=TLG-LP~SECRETED:prob=0.6440)), translated as MKLATDGLSLAAVVALAGQTLGLPTADGVPSNVTTQALFPRKGISTNRSDYPKLVCGNYEASSEEDYVHAYWKNREYFEHIHKEKPTLRPEQCDRVGCWNNVGVWWCNETKKDKKVEDWYDIVLALDAIPLLKGLCSEHDYRTYSHQIFHKDGFSVIISHRKGEEGRC; from the exons ATGAAACTCGCCACGGATGGACTCTCCCTGGCCGCTGTTGTTGCCCTTGCTGGACAG ACTCTCGGCCTGCCGACCGCTGATGGAGTACCCTCGAACGTGACGACGCAGGCTCTGTTTCCACGGAAAGGCATCAGCACCAACCGGAGCGACTATCCGAAACTCGTCTGCGGAAACTACGAGGCATCTTCGGAAGAGGACTATGTGCACGCCTATTGGAAGAACCGAGAATACTTTGAACATATACATAAAGAAAAACCTACCTTGAGACCGGAACAGTGTGACCGCGTTGGGTGCTGGAACAACGTTGGAGTGTGGTGGTGCAACGAG ACTAAGAAAGATAAAAAGGTGGAAGACTGGTACGATATCGTGCTTGCTCTCGATGCCATTCCTCTTCTTAAGGGTTTGTGCTCTGAACACGACTATCGGACGTATTCGCACCAGATTTTCCACAAGGACGGCTTTAGCGTCATAATCAGCCACAGGAAGGGCGAAGAGGGGCGTTGTTAA
- a CDS encoding uncharacterized protein (COG:S~EggNog:ENOG503P3NT), whose protein sequence is MVQLLAELTHSQSGTPVQEKEEPSMSREEHAQRMRELNMKRSMMRAPRRGWSMTDYQGDNAPTHSFHAAAAHVDRQVSIPENAVLPSPATPPPRSTVDQTMQIPRRPKMPPPRRSYSVTDKEPEPVAPGQPRPSEHMTILDLPSELHYSLFDFLDPIDGVCLGLAHSRLYAIHKRKYGKVPLCSRYSGPNDREWAWRGAGPLIRPMEQKRDNNAPGGLDQLRVKGQVYCRKCGVARCELHRHLKDWMGDGYEYCGIKQIFGRPADEDARPYCFMSSPKNPHRCGRHGTRIL, encoded by the coding sequence ATGGTCCAACTACTGGCAGAGCTCACTCACTCGCAGAGTGGAACTCCCGTACAAGAGAAGGAAGAGCCCTCCATGTCGAGGGAGGAGCATGCCCAGAGGATGCGGGAGCTGAACATGAAGCGGAGCATgatgagggcgccgaggcggggaTGGAGCATGACGGACTACCAGGGCGACAACGCCCCGACTCATTCGTttcatgccgccgcagcacaCGTCGATCGCCAGGTGTCGATACCAGAGAACGCGGTTCTCCCTTCTCCTGCAACGCCTCCGCCAAGGTCGACAGTGGACCAGACCATGCAGATTCCACGTCGACCCAAGATGCCCCCGCCACGTCGTTCGTACTCGGTAACAGATAAGGAGCCTGAGCCTGTTgcgccgggccagccgcGACCGTCGGAGCACATGACCATCCTGGACCTCCCTTCCGAGCTTCACTATTCCTTGTTTGACTTTCTCGACCCGATCGACGGCGTCTGCTTGGGGCTCGCGCACTCGAGGCTGTATGCCATCCACAAGCGAAAGTACGGCAAGGTACCACTGTGCAGCAGGTACTCCGGACCCAATGACCGAGAGTGGGCgtggcgaggcgcaggcccGCTCATCCGCCCGATGGAGCAGAAGCGAGACAACAATGCCCCCGGCGGCCTGGACCAGCTTCGCGTCAAGGGCCAGGTGTACTGCCGAAAGTGCGGCGTCGCTCGATGCGAGCTGCACCGCCACCTGAAGGACTGGATGGGCGATGGGTACGAGTACTGCGGCATCAAGCAGATATTTGGCAGGCCGGCGGACGAAGACGCGAGGCCGTACTGCTTTATGAGCTCACCGAAGAACCCCCATCGATGCGGGCGTCATGGGACGAGGATCTTGTGA
- a CDS encoding Ceramidase (EggNog:ENOG503NWTU~COG:T~TransMembrane:1 (i39-57o)) — MAPRRDEPKASNHWPQPSAQRAIGEDPQRRRSRTHLRRHLAVIVVLLCAFVLAYFRAPAWTGAPLLSSDPSLHSVWHNVSDDAHTNVWASDALPAGDWPEDQYLLGVGKADITGPVVELNMMGYADFGQIGSGLRQRLYSRAFIVGDLHNPSDRFVYLVLDVQSGDTAVRYGIIRGLQALGPRYSMYGHDNVAVSATHSHSGPGAWLNYLLPQITSKGFDRQSYRAIVEGCILSIRRAHESLGPGSLSFGKTKIPNAGINRSLYAYLANPAEERARYNISAGDDGSVEMDMTALKFQRTSDGKNIGVLTWFPTHGTSMQANNTLITGDNKGVAADMLEKAVHGGNMESDDFVAGFSQANMGDVSPNVLGAWCEDGSGQRCSFEDSTCGDGRCNMCRAKGPGTEQDDHGASSCLEIGKRQYEGALRLYEFLNAEEPIHVRGKGVKAFHEFHDMSDFHFALPNGSTVRTCAAALGYSFGAGTWDEPGGYDIVQHLSTKSKSSFIWRVVTWLLRAPGQDQIACQAPKHILLDVGEVMRPYEWTPNVVDVQTFRVGQLFIIVSPGEATTMAGRRWKEAVAKHGARILADDLGDREPLVVLGGPSNSYTHYITTEEEYGVQRYEGSSTLYGPHTLAAYIDRTVSSLEHLRSRNAPTRNSAASLVLPPDNSNRSFSFIPGVLYDRTPRGLAFGDVVSDVNVSRLRFTHSETAQAVFVGANPRNNLRLEDTYAAVEYRSSPRNNWKRVRDDSDWDLTFHWRRTSNLRGTSEVTIAWRIEPWAPPGDYRLRYYGDFKSITGRITSFDGASRAFRVS; from the exons ATGGCGCCGAGACGAGACGAACCCAAGGCCAGTAATCATTGGCCGCAGCCCTCGGCGCAACGAGCGATAGGCGAGGATCcccagcggcgacgctcgAGAACCCATTTGCGACGTCACCTGgcggtcatcgtcgtcctttTGTGcgccttcgtcctcgcctACTTTCGTGCCCCCGCGTGGACAGGCGCTCCTCTGCTCTCCTCAGACCCATCGCTGCACAGCGTCTGGCACAATGTCTCCGACGATGCCCACACGAACGTTTGGGCAAGCgacgccttgcccgccggcgaCTGGCCAGAAGACCAGTatctcctcggcgtcggcaaggcggACATCACCGGCCCCGTTGTCGAGTTGAATATGATGGGCTATGCAGATTTTGGACAGATCGGCAGCGGTCTACGCCAGAGGCTATATTCGCGGGCCTTTATCGTCGGCGACCTTCACAACCCATCCGACCGCTTCGTCtacctcgtcctcgacgtgcAGTCTGGCGATACAGCAGTACGATACGGTATAATACGAGGCTTGCAGGCTTTGGGTCCCCGCTACTCCATGTACGGCCACGACAACGTCGCCGTGAGTGCGACGCACTCCCACTCCGGGCCCGGCGCCTGGCTCAACTACCTCCTCCCCCAAATCACTAGCAAGGGATTTGACCGGCAGAGCTATCGGGCCATCGTTGAGGGCTGTATCCTCTCGATCCGTCGCGCCCACGAAAGCCTCGGGCCTGGCTCTTTGAGCTTTGGCAAGACTAAAATACCCAACGCCGGTATCAACAGGAGCTTATACGCATACCTCGCCAACCCGGCCGAAGAACGCGCCCGATACAACAtcagcgccggcgacgacggctccgtCGAGATGGACATGACGGCCCTCAAGTTCCAGCGAACCTCGGACGGCAAGAATATCGGGGTCTTGACCTGGTTCCCCACGCACGGCACCTCTATGCAGGCCAACAACACACTGATCACTGGCGACAACAAAGGCGTCGCGGCAGACATGTTGGAGAAGGCGGTTCATGGTGGCAATATGGAATCCGATGACTTTGTTGCCGGCTTCTCACAGGCCAACATGGGGGACGTGAGCCCCAACGTTCTCGGGGCGTGGTGCGAGGACGGCTCTGGTCAACGGTGCAGCTTCGAAGACAGCActtgcggcgacggcagatGCAACATGTGCCGTGCCAAAGGCCCGGGGACCGAACAGGATGACCACGGCGCATCCTCCTGCCTCGAGATCGGCAAGCGACAGTATGAAGGAGCTTTGCGGCTGTATGAGTTTCTGAACGCCGAAGAACCCATCCACGTACggggcaagggcgtcaaggcTTTCCACGAATTCCACGACATGTCCGATTTTCACTTTGCCCTTCCCAATGGCTCAACGGTCCGGACATGTGCTGCAGCTCTGGGCTATTCTTTCGGGGCCGGAACGTGGGATGAACCCGGTGGCTACGATATTGTACAACACCTCTCCACGAAGTCAAAATCTTCGTTCATCTGGAGGGTCGTCACCTGGCTCTTGAGGGCGCCCGGTCAGGATCAGATTGCCTGCCAGGCACCCAAGCATATCCTGCTGGATGTCGGGGAAGTGATGCGGCCGTACGAATGGACGCCAAACGTTGTCGACGTTCAGACGTTTAGAGTCGGTCAGCTTTTCATCATTGTGAGTCCCGGCGAGGCAACGACGATGGCTGGCAGGCGGTGGAAAGAAGCTGTGGCCAAGCATGGCGCCCGGATCTtggccgacgacctcggcgacagAGAGCCCCTCGTCGTTCTCGGGGGGCCAAGCAATAGCTACACCCATTACATCACAACGGAGGAGGAGTACGG TGTCCAACGGTACGAAGGATCTTCTACGCTCTATGGGCCGCATACGTTGGCAGCATACATAGACCGGACTGTCTCGTCACTCGAGCATCTGCGGAGCCGCAACGCTCCTACGCGGAACTCGGCAGCTTCGCTGGTGCTGCCTCCGGACAACAGCAACCGCTCCTTTAGCTTCATCCCGGGTGTTCTTTACGATAGGACGCCGCGAGGCCTCGCGTTCGGCGATGTCGTCTCAGACGTCAATGTCAGCAGGCTCCGCTTCACGCACTCGGAGACAGCGCAGGCTGTGTTCGTGGGGGCCAACCCGCGTAACAACCTGCGGCTGGAGGACAcgtacgccgccgtcgagtaCCGTAGCTCACCACGTAATAACTGGAAACGGGTCCGCGACGACTCCGACTGGGACTTGACGTTTCACTGGAGGAGAACCAGCAACCTCCGCGGCACCAGCGAGGTGACGATTGCCTGGAGAATAGAgccctgggcgccgccaggTGATTACAGACTGCGATATTATGGAGATTTCAAGTCCATCACTGGACGCATCACCTCCTTTGACGGCGCGAGCAGGGCATTCAGGGTCTCTTGA